A stretch of the Pan troglodytes isolate AG18354 chromosome 20, NHGRI_mPanTro3-v2.0_pri, whole genome shotgun sequence genome encodes the following:
- the GNG8 gene encoding guanine nucleotide-binding protein G(I)/G(S)/G(O) subunit gamma-8 isoform X2 gives MSNNMAKIAEARKTVEQLKLEVNIDRMKVSQAAAELLAFCETHAKDDPLVTPVPAAENPFRDKRLFCVLL, from the exons ATGTCCAACAACATGGCCAAGATTGCCGAGGCCCGCAAGACGGTGGAACAGCTGAAGCTGGAGGTGAACATCGACCGCATGAAG GTGTCGCAGGCAGCAGCGGAACTCCTGGCTTTCTGCGAGACGCATGCCAAAGATGACCCGCTGGTGACGCCAGTACCCGCCGCGGAGAACCCCTTCCGCGACAAGCGCCTCTTTTGTGTTCTGCTCTGA
- the GNG8 gene encoding guanine nucleotide-binding protein G(I)/G(S)/G(O) subunit gamma-8 isoform X1 produces the protein MRPPLCPSRRDLNSQFSLEPLLIGLGEGPPSWLSLCPRGPHSRASFNPFPAATMSNNMAKIAEARKTVEQLKLEVNIDRMKVSQAAAELLAFCETHAKDDPLVTPVPAAENPFRDKRLFCVLL, from the exons ATGAGGCCCCCTCTGTGCCCCTCCCGCCGCGATCTTAATTCCCAGTTCTCCCTGGAGCCACTGCTAATTGGCCTGGGGGAGGGGCCCCCCTCCTGGCTCTCGCTCTGCCCCCGGGG CCCCCACTCCCGCGCGTCTTTTAACCCCTTCCCCGCCGCAACCATGTCCAACAACATGGCCAAGATTGCCGAGGCCCGCAAGACGGTGGAACAGCTGAAGCTGGAGGTGAACATCGACCGCATGAAG GTGTCGCAGGCAGCAGCGGAACTCCTGGCTTTCTGCGAGACGCATGCCAAAGATGACCCGCTGGTGACGCCAGTACCCGCCGCGGAGAACCCCTTCCGCGACAAGCGCCTCTTTTGTGTTCTGCTCTGA